CCTATGAAACGTCAACGTTTAGTACGACGATAAGTCCTTATGCTTACTATTTTACCAATTATATCTTCTTAAAGCCAAGCGGAACGTTTTCAATCTTACCCGATAGTGGACAGATTTACGAGTATACGCAATCAAAAGCCTTAATTACAGGGTTTGAATGGAAAGCAGAGCAACGCTTATGGGATCGCTTGACAGTAGAAGGGGTGTTTGAATTTATCTATAACAAACAAGTAGATAACGGTAAAAAAGGAAATTATCCTTTGCCCTTTTCAACACCTGCTAATTTCTTTGGGCAGTTAAGTTATACCTTGAACGATTGGAAAGTATTCCAACAACCTGAAGTATTTGTCAACGGAAAATGGTACGCAGAGCAAAAGCGAATTGCACAAGGAGAAGATGTCACACCGAGTTCACAAAGCTATGGTTTGGGACTTTCCTCAACGATTCGATTGGGTAGTGTAGCAGCCAAAGCAAGTTTAACTGCAACCAATATTTTTGATGCAAAAATATTGAATCACATGAGTTTTTATCGACCACTGGGGATACCCGAATTAGGTAGATCTATTCAATTAATGATTCAAATACCATTTTAATGAAGAACGCTAACATCAATGGTAGTAAATATGCTTTTTTAGTTGTTGTATTTTTTATTCCTCTAATTAGTAATTTACTGCATTATGTTATCATTGAACATGAGTTTGGACAGCGAAATCACGAGGTAGAATGGATCGACGGTAGTAAAGTACACTACTGCGATCAATACTTATTCAAGATTCATCCAGCCATTGAAGTACCACAACTTTCTATTGATATTGTCCCCCTAGTTCTATACGAAACAACTGTTTTATTAATTTGTCAACTTATAGAACAACGAGTAAGTTGTTTTTATTTTAATCGTGGACCGCCACTTGTATAAAGAAGAAAAGAAGGAAACAACAACATATACATATACGTAAACGATTAAAATTTAAAACAATGAGAAAATTACAATATTTAGCAATAGCATCAATAGCAAGTGTATTTACTTTTACTTCATGTTCAAGTGATGACAGCACAGACACAGAAAAACCAGTTGTAGACTTAGTAGCACCTGCAGAAGGAGCTAAGTTAGAAGTGGGAAAGGATATTCACTTTGATATGGTGGTATCCGATAATGACGGATTGGCTTCATATAACGTAGACATCCACAATAATTTTGATGGGCATAACCATTCAGGAGGAGACAACCATACGCATGCCTTGGCTGTAAAAGAAGTTGCAGCTGACGGTAAACCTTTTGCCTTTAACAAAACATGGGATTTAGGAGGGGTGAAAAATGATAAAATTCACCACCATGAAATCATCATCGACGCGAATGCTAAACCAGGAAACTATCACTTTGTGGTAAAAGTATTGGATAAATCAGGAAATCAAACCATGGAATTTAGAAATATCGAAATTGTAGCTGCAGGAGAAGGTGATGGTGGACATGACCATGACCACGATCACGACCATGATGATCACGACCACGCACATTAAGTAGCCGCCTTAATTGGTTTATATTTGTAGAAAAGCAAGGTGTAATGCCTTGCTTTTGCATTTATTATTAATATATTTACTTTCACAGAAATTTAAAACAGAACTATTTATTATGAGAAAATCGTTTATGACACTTCTTGTAGCAACTTTGATTATTTCATGTAAGAATGAAGGAGCAAAGGAACAGGTGGCGGATATTCAATATCCTGAAACGAAAAAAGGAGATGTAGTTGATACATACTTCGAGGTTGAAGTAGCTGACCCTTACCGTTGGTTAGAAGATGACCGTTCCGAAGAAACTGCAGCTTGGGTAAAAGCACAGAATGAAGTAACCAATGGTTACTTAGCTCAAATTCCATTTAGAGATCAGTTGAAAAAACAAATGGAAGAAGCATGGAATTATGAAAAAATTGGAGCTCCATTCAAGGAAGGAAAATACACGTATTTTTTCAAAAATGATGGATTACAAAATCAATCTATTTTATACCGTAAAGATGAAGCTGGAAAAGAAGAAGTATTCTTAGATCCAAATAAATTCTCTACAGATGGAACAACTTCTTTAGGAAGCATTGATTTCTCAGAAGACGGAAGCAAAGCAGCTTACGCTATTTCTGAAGGAGGAAGTGACTGGAGAAAAGTAATCGTAATTGATACAGAAACGAAAGAAGTTATCGGTGATACGTTAGTGGATGTAAAATTCAGTGGTGTTTCTTGGTTTAAAAATGAAGGATTCTATTATTCAAGTTACGATAAACCAGAAGGAAGTGAGTTGTCTGCTAAAACAGATCAACACAAACTATATTACCACAAGTTAGGCACTGCTCAAAAAGAAGATGCATTAATCTTTGGTAAAGACCAAAAAAGAAGATACGTAGGTGGATATGTAACAGGAGATAATCAATATTTAGTGATTACTGCTGCGAATTCTACATACGGAAATGAATTGTACATCAAAGACTTGACGAAAGCGAATAGTCCTATTGTAACGTTGGTAAATAACTTCGATAGCAGCAGTAGTGTTTTAGACAGCAAAGACGGTAAATTGTATATTGAAACTGATTTCAATGCGCCGAATTCACGCGTAGTAACGGTGGATGCAACTAAACCACAACAAGCAAACTGGGCTGATTTTATCGCAGAAACAGAAAATGTATTGTCACCAACTAAAGGAGGAGGCTATATTTTTGCTAGCTATTTAAAAGATGCGGTTTCTATGGTGAAACAATACGATTACAC
The window above is part of the Myroides odoratus DSM 2801 genome. Proteins encoded here:
- a CDS encoding prolyl oligopeptidase family serine peptidase translates to MRKSFMTLLVATLIISCKNEGAKEQVADIQYPETKKGDVVDTYFEVEVADPYRWLEDDRSEETAAWVKAQNEVTNGYLAQIPFRDQLKKQMEEAWNYEKIGAPFKEGKYTYFFKNDGLQNQSILYRKDEAGKEEVFLDPNKFSTDGTTSLGSIDFSEDGSKAAYAISEGGSDWRKVIVIDTETKEVIGDTLVDVKFSGVSWFKNEGFYYSSYDKPEGSELSAKTDQHKLYYHKLGTAQKEDALIFGKDQKRRYVGGYVTGDNQYLVITAANSTYGNELYIKDLTKANSPIVTLVNNFDSSSSVLDSKDGKLYIETDFNAPNSRVVTVDATKPQQANWADFIAETENVLSPTKGGGYIFASYLKDAVSMVKQYDYTGKEIRTIELPGIGTASGFGGKKEDTTLYYSFTNYITPGTIYAFDVKDGASKVYEQPKVKFDSSQYESKQVFYTSKDGTKVPMIITYKKGIELNGKNPTMLYAYGGFNISLTPSFSIANAIWLENGGVYAVPNLRGGGEYGKAWHVAGTKMQKQNVFDDFIAAAQYLIDNKYTSSDFLAIKGGSNGGLLVGATMTQRPDLMKVALPAVGVLDMLRYHTFTAGAGWAYDYGTAEDSKEMFEYLKGYSPLHNVKAEAYPATMVTTGDHDDRVVPAHSFKFAAELQAKNNGHNPMLIRIETNAGHGAGKSIAQQIQEHVDLQAFTLYSMGVKKLK
- a CDS encoding DUF4625 domain-containing protein; this translates as MRKLQYLAIASIASVFTFTSCSSDDSTDTEKPVVDLVAPAEGAKLEVGKDIHFDMVVSDNDGLASYNVDIHNNFDGHNHSGGDNHTHALAVKEVAADGKPFAFNKTWDLGGVKNDKIHHHEIIIDANAKPGNYHFVVKVLDKSGNQTMEFRNIEIVAAGEGDGGHDHDHDHDHDDHDHAH